Proteins encoded together in one Bactrocera neohumeralis isolate Rockhampton chromosome 4, APGP_CSIRO_Bneo_wtdbg2-racon-allhic-juicebox.fasta_v2, whole genome shotgun sequence window:
- the LOC126757126 gene encoding probable ATP-dependent RNA helicase Dbp45A, whose amino-acid sequence MQKKEVGPFATLGLRPWLTKQIQKLGLKTATPIQQNCIPAILAGRDCIGAAKTGSGKTFAFALPILEKLSEEPTSHFALVLTPTHELAYQISEQFLVAGQPMGVRVCVVSGGTDQMIESQKLTQRPHIIVAMPGRLADHLSGCDTFSFDNLKYLVVDEADRMLNGDFDESMSIIESCLPKKRQNLFFSATMKDFIKESSIFPIVKECFEWSEECDIATVDTLDQRYILCADYDRDMVLIEALRKYREENENANAIIFTNTKKYCQLLCMTLKNMGIDNVCLHGFMRQKERVTALNRFKSNHVRTLIATDVAARGLDIPSVHLVINHRLPRTPREYIHRVGRTARAGRKGLAISILRFPRDLELLGEIETAINTKLTEHPIDQRMVERIFMQVNVTRRESEIHLDNNDFEERAQNYRRKQWILEGKDPDVMEESFRKNQRDKLRELRRQRKERRKEWSEKEENFTQDERFKTIDVNSFEKRKKAKTGSGNNGTDEINTGSSVTQNKILKSDTKSKTKMKRNP is encoded by the exons atgcagaaaaaggAAGTAGGTCCATTTGCCACGTTAGGCTTAAGGCCTTGGTtaacaaaacaaattcaaaaattgg GACTTAAAACGGCCACACCAATTCAGCAGAACTGCATTCCAGCAATACTTGCCGGCCGCGACTGCATTGGAGCTGCTAAAACGGGGTCGGGTAAAACATTTGCATTTGCGTTGCCGATTCTCGAAAAACTGAGTGAAGAACCGACCAGTCATTTCGCGTTAGTGTTGACACCAACGCACGAGCTTGCTTATCAA ATTTCGGAGCAATTCTTAGTTGCAGGACAACCGATGGGGGTGCGTGTATGCgtagtctctggaggtactgaTCAAATGATAGAGAGTCAAAAGCTTACACAACGCCCGCACATAATTGTTGCCATGCCTGGACGGCTAGCTGACCACTTAAGTGGATGCGATACTTTTTCCTTtgataatcttaaatatttagttGTTGACGAGGCGGATCGTATGCTAAATGGGGATTTCGATGAAAGTATGTCCATAATCGAAAGTTGTTTACCCAAAAAACGACAAAATCTCTTCTTCTCAGCTACAATGAAAGATTTTATTAAGGAATCGAGTATATTTCCCATCGTGAAAGaa TGTTTTGAATGGTCAGAAGAGTGCGACATTGCAACGGTAGATACACTTGATCAACGTTACATTTTATGTGCAGATTATGATCGGGATATGGTCTTGATAGAGGCGCTTAGAAAATATCGAGAAGAAAATGAAAACGCAAATGCAATAATTTTCACTaacacaaaaaa aTACTGTCAGTTGCTGTGTATGACTCTAAAGAACATGGGTATAGATAACGTTTGCTTACATGGTTTTATGCGTCAAAAGGAGAGAGTCACCGCTTTAAATCGTTTTAAATCCAATCATGTACGTACACTGATTGCTACTGACGTCGCTGCACGTGGTTTGGACATACCAAGTGTACATTTGGTAATTAATCATCGCTTACCGCGCACACCAAGAGAATATATACATCGCGTTGGGCGTACCGCCCGCGCTGGACGTAAAGGATTGGCAATATCTATACTTCGATTTCCACGTGACTTGGAATTGCTCGGTGAAATTGAAACAGCAATTAATACGAAATTGACAGAGCATCCAATCGATC AACGAATGGTGGAACGAATTTTTATGCAAGTCAATGTAACACGTCGTGAGTCAGAAATACATCTAGATAACAACGATTTTGAAGAACGCGCTCAGAATTATAGGCGTAAACAATGGATTTTGGAAGGCAAAGATCCTGATGTAATGGAAGAATC TTTTCGTAAAAATCAGCGAGATAAATTGCGTGAGTTACGGCGGCAACGGAAAGAACGCCGAAAGGAATGGTCAGAAAAGGAAGAAAACTTTACACAAGATGAACGTTTCAAAACAATCGATGTTAACAGCTTTGAAAAACGTAAAAAGGCGAAAACAGGAAGTGGTAATAATGGCACCGATGAAATTAACACTGGAAGTTCtgttacacaaaataaaatattaaaatcagataccaaatcaaaaactaaaatgaaGCGTAATCCATGA